GTCGGTCAGCGTCGCCGCCTTCTCCAGTACCTGGCGAAGAAGGACATCCAGCGCTTCCGTGCGCTGGTCGACCGCCTCGGCATCCGCCGCGGTGCGGCCGGCGGCGCCAAGTAAGACGCGTGAAGGGAGCGGTTCCCACACTTAGGGGGCCGCTCCCTTTGCTGTACGTGCACGACTGCGGCCAACGTTAGTAATCTGGACGCAGCGAAGAGGAGAAGCGCGCCCTCGCAGCCGCCGGTCCTCGGTAGTGGCCCCCGGAAAATACGACCCGGGTGCTTCGATCGAAGACCGGCCAGCACCACAGGGGCGCTTCTCCGCCACCGTCTCCCGCCACACGGGCAGGGGGACGAAGACGACGAGTATGGAGAAAACGCTAGTGGAGAACGAGACCCACTACGCCGAGGCCGTTATCGACAACGGAACCTTCGGCACCCGCACCATCCGCTTCGAGACGGGCCGCCTCGCCAAGCAGGCCGCAGGCTCCGCCGTTGCGTACCTGGACGACGACACCATGGTGCTGTCGGCCACCACGGCTTCCAAGAAGCCCAAGGACAACCTGGACTTCTTCCCCCTCACGGTGGACGTCGAGGAGCGCCAGTACGCGGCCGGAAAGATCCCCGGATCCTTCTTCCGCCGCGAGGGCCGCCCCTCCGAGGACGCGATCCTCACCTGCCGTCTGATCGACCGGCCGCTGCGCCCCTCCTTCAAGAAGGGCCTGCGCAACGAGATCCAGATCGTCGAGACGATCATGGCGCTCAACCCCGACCACCTGTACGACGTGGTCGCGATCAACGCCGCCTCCTGCTCCACGATGCTGGCGGGCCTGCCCTTCTCCGGCCCGATCGGCGCCACCCGCGTCGCCCTGATCAAGGGCCAGTGGGTCGCCTTCCCGACGCACACCGAGCTCGAGGACGCCGTCTTCGACATGGTCGTCGCGGGCCGCGTCCTGGACGACGGCGACGTCGCGATCATGATGGTCGAGGCCGAGGCCACCGAGAAGACCATCCAGCTCGTCAAGGACGGCGCCGAGGCTCCCACCGAGGAGATCGTCGCCGCCGGTCTGGAAGCCGCGAAGCCCTTCATCAAGGCGCTCTGCAAGGCCCAGTCGGACCTCGCCTCGAAGGCTGCCAAGCCCGTCGGCGAGTTCCCGGTCTTCCTCGACTACCAGGACGACGTCTTCGCCGCCCTCGAGTCGGCCGTCACCTCCGAGCTCGCCCAGGCGCTGACCATCGCCGGCAAGCAGGACCGCGAGGCCGAGCTGGACCGCGTCAAGGAGATCGCCGCCGAGAAGCTGCTCCCGAAGTTCGAGGGCCGCGAGAAGGAGATCTCCGCCGCGTACCGTTCGCTGACCAAGAAGCTGGTCCGCGAGCGCGTCATCAAGGACAAGGTCCGCATCGACGGCCGCGGCGTCACGGACATCCGTACGCTCGCCGCCGAGGTCGAGGCCATCCCGCGCGTGCACGGCTCGGCGCTGTTCGAGCGTGGCGAGACCCAGATCCTGGGCGTCACCACCCTCAACATGCTCCGCATGGAGCAGCAGCTGGACACCCTCTCCCCGGTGACCCGCAAGCGCTACATGCACAACTACAACTTCCCGCCGTACTCGGTCGGCGAGACGGGCCGCGTCGGCTCCCCGAAGCGCCGCGAGATCGGTCACGGTGCCCTCGCAGAGCGCGCCATCGTGCCGGTCCTCCCGACCCGCGAGGAGTTCCCCTACGCGATCCGCCAGGTGTCCGAGGCTCTCGGCTCCAACGGCTCGACGTCCATGGGCTCGGTCTGCGCCTCCACCATGTCGCTGCTGAACGCCGGTGTGCCCCTCAAGGCCGCCGTCGCCGGTATCGCCATGGGCCTCATCTCCCAGGAGATCGACGGCAAGACGCACTACGTCGCCCTGACCGACATCCTCGGTGCCGAGGACGCGTTCGGTGACATGGACTTCAAGGTCGCCGGTACGAAGCAGTTCGTGACCGCGCTCCAGCTCGACACCAAGCTCGACGGCATCCCCGCCTCGGTCCTGGCCGCCGCGCTGAAGCAGGCCCGCGACGCCCGCCTCCACATCCTCGACGTGATGAACGAGGCGATCGACGTTCCGGACGAGATGTCCCCGAACGCGCCGCGCATCATCACGGTCAAGATCCCGGTGGACAAGATCGGTGAGGTCATCGGCCCCAAGGGCAAGATGATCAACCAGATCCAGGAGGACACCGGCGCCGACATCACGATCGAGGACGACGGCACCATCTACATCGGTGCCGCCGACGGTCCGGCCGCCGAGGCCGCCCGCGCCACGATCAACGGCATCGCCAACCCGACCATGCCGGAGGTCGGCGAGCGCTACCTGGGTACGGTCGTCAAGACCACCACCTTCGGTGCGTTCGTCTCGCTCATGCCGGGCAAGGACGGCCTGCTGCACATCTCGCAGATCCGCAAGCTCGCCGGTGGCAAGCGCGTGGAGAACGTCGAGGACGTGCTCGCGGTCGGCGCCAAGGTCCAGGTCGAGATCGGTGAGATCGACTCGCGCGGCAAGCTCTCCCTCATCCCCGTCATCGAGGGTGAAGAGAACGGTGACGACGCGAAGGACGACACCGACAAGTGACGTCCCGTAGCTCACGGTTGACGGCCCGCACCTCTTCGGAGGGGCGGGCCGTCGCCCGTACCCAAACACTTCTCAAGGGTGAGAACGGCATCGGCACGGTCCGTCGTACGACCCTGCCGGGGGGCCTGCGCATCGTCACCGAGACGCTGCCCTCCGTCCGCTCGGCGACCTTCGGGATCTGGGTGAACGTCGGATCCCGCGACGAGACCCCGGCCCTCGGCGGCGCCACCCACTACCTCGAACACCTCCTCTTCAAGGGCACGCAGAAGCGCAGTGCCCTCGACATCTCCTCCGCGATCGACGCGGTCGGTGGCGAGATGAACGCCTTCACGGCGAAGGAGTACACCTGCTACTACGCCCGTGTGCTCGACACCGATCTCCCCCTGGCGATCGACGTCGTCTGCGACATGCTCACGGGCTCCCTGATCCGCTCCGAGGACGTCGACGCCGAGCGCGGCGTCATCCTCGAAGAGATCGCGATGACCGAGGACGACCCGGGCGACTGCGTGCACGACCTGTTCGCGCACACCATGCTCGGCGACACCCCCCTCGGCCGTCCGGTCCTCGGCACGGTCGACACGGTCAACGCCCTCGACGCGAGCCGGATCTCCCGCTTCTACAAGAAGCACTACGACCCCACGCACCTGGTCGTCGCCGCCGCGGGCAACGTCGACCACGCCACGGTCGTACGCCAGGTCCGCAAGGCCTTCGAGAAGGCCGGCGCCCTGTCCCGCACGGACGCGGTCCCGACGCCCCCGCGCGCCGGCAGCCGCACGCTCCGTACGGCAGGCCGCGTCGAGCTCCTGAACCGCAAGACGGAACAGGCGCACGTCGTCCTCGGCATGCCGGGCCTGGCCCGCACCGACGAGCGCCGCTGGGCACTCGGCGTGCTCTCCACGGCACTCGGCGGCGGTATGTCGTCCCGCCTCTTCCAGGAGGTACGGGAGAAGCGCGGCCTCGCCTACAGCGTGTACTCGTACACCTCGGGCTTCGCCGACTGCGGCCTCTTCGGCGTCTACGCGGGCTGCCGCCCCAGCCAGGTCCACGACGTCCTGAAGATCTGCCGCGACGAGCTGGACCAGGTCGCGTCCAACGGGCTCACGGACGAGGAGATCGGCCGCGCGATCGGCCAGCTCTCCGGTTCCACGGTCCTGGGCCTGGAGGACACGGGCGCGCTGATGAACCGTATCGGCAAGAGCGAACTGTGCTGGGGCGAGCAGATGTCGGTCGACGACATGCTCGCGTCCATCGCGGCGGTCACCCCGGACGAGGTGCGCGACGTCGCGCGCGACGTCCTGGGCCGGCGCCCCTCCCTGTCGGTGATAGGCCCCCTGAAGGACAAGCAGGCCGACCGCCTCCACGACGCGGTCTCCTAGATCCCCTTAAGGAACATCAAGCAATGAGTAGCAAGCTGCGCGTGGCCGTTCTCGGCGCCAAGGGCCGTATCGGCTCAGCGGCGGTACTGGCCGTGGAGGAAGCTCCGGACATGGAACTGGTCGCGGCCCTCGGCCGGGACGACACCCTGGAGACCCTCACCGCCGCCGGAGCCCAGGTCGCCGTCGACCTGACGCACCCCGACGCGGTGATGGGCAACCTGGAGTTCTGTGTACGCAACGGAATCCACGGCGTGGTCGGCACCACCGGCTGGACCGACGAACGCCTCGCGCAGCTGCACTCCTGGCTCGAAGCCTCCCCGGAGACGGGCGTGCTCATCGCCCCGAACTTCTCCATCGGCGCCATGCTCACCATGCAGTTCGCCCAGCAGGCGGCCCGCTTCTTCGAGTCCGTGGAAGTGGTCGAACTGCACCACCCGAACAAGGCGGACGCCCCCTCGGGCACCGCCCGCCGTACCGCTCAGCTGATCGCGGAAGCCCGCGACAAGGCGGGCTGCGACCCTCAGCCCGACGCCACGACCACAGCCCTGGACGGCGCCCGCGGCGCCGACGTCGACGGGATCCCCGTCCACTCCATCCGGCTGCGCGGACTCCTGGCCCACCAGGAAGTCCTGCTCGGCGGCGAGGGCGAGACGCTCACCATCCGCCACGACTCGCTCCACCACGCCAGTTTCATGCCGGGCATCCTGCTCGGCGCCCGCCGGGTGGTGACCACTCCGGGCCTCACCTTCGGCCTGGAAAACTTCCTCGACCTGGCCTGAAAAGAACGATCATGCGCGCAAAGCTCACGTACCTCATCACGGCCGCCGTCCTGGTCTTCTACTTCGTCCTGGTCGGCACCCGCGGCATCATGCTGATCGAGCACGGCACGCTGCTCACGGTCACGTTCGGCGTGGCCGTGCTGATCCTGCCGCTGATCGGCATCTGGTTCCTCTGGAAGAACACCCAGTTCGTCCAGCGCGCCAACCGCCTCGCCGCCCAGCTCGACGCCGAAGGCGGGCTGCCCGCCGACGAGTTGGTCCGTACCCCCAGCGGCCGCATCGACCGCAACTCCGCCGACGCCGTCTTCCAGCGGCGCAAGGAGGAGACCGAGGACGCCCCGGACGACTGGCGCTGCTGGTTCCGGCTTGCGGTCGCGTACCAGGACGCCAGGGACACCCCGCGGGCCCGCAAGGCGATGCAGCGGGCCATAGCGCTGCACGCGGGGAAGCCGCCCGTCAACGCGTAGCGAGCGCCCCGTACTCGTCGCTCCAGGCCTCGACCGTGTCCGTGGCACGCTCGAAGGCCTCGGCGCGCGCCAGGAAGTCCGCGCTGTGATCGGTGAGCAGCGGCGGCAGGGTGTCGCCGCCCTGCCGTACGAGCACAAGCGCCTGCCCCTGCACGGTCCGCGGCATGCCGAGCCACTTCACGGGCTGCTGCACGGTGCGCAGGGCCCGGGTCTTGCCCCACGGCACGGTGGTCGTGGAGAAGAAGCCCACGCGCCGCACTCCGTGCCTGCTCACCCAGGTGCCCACGCGCAGCAGCCGCAGCGAGCAGGCGATCACGACGAAGCCGAAGCCCGCGCAGACGGCCGCACCGGGGAGTTCACCGGCGGCGGCGATGATCGTCGCCGCCAGCAGGATGAACGAGGCGAGCAGCAGCAGCATCGCTGCTGCCGCCACCCGCCACGGTCCTGGCCGGTAGGGGCGCCGCCACTGGTCGTGGTCGTCGAACGGCAGCGCGACGTCCTCGGCGGCTGCGTCAAACGCACGGTCGGCCGTCAGGAAAGGCAGGGGCACGACTGATCCTCACTCACAAGCACGCTCGATTGGCTGTGCCCGGTGAGGCTACCGACGGGATGATCCTTCGACCACCCCAGGGGGTCCGGAAGAGTCAGCGCCCGTATTCAGCGCCCGTCCGATGCCTCGGACTGCTGGGTATGGGCCGGTGACTGATCGGCGGCCAGAGCCGGAAGCCCGAAGAGCAGCGAGCCGACGAGCCCGGCGACGACGGTCAGTCCGACGAGCGTGCGGCCTGCCAGCTGGGACACGCTGGGGCGTTCTCGTGGGGGAGGGGTGACGTTACTGCGGAAGCGGTCGGCCTCGGCGACGAATGCGAACGGGACGGCTTCACGCCGGCGGAACATGGGGTGCTTCTCCTTGGAGATCGAAGGTGACTGGTTCCACATCTGGTTCCACAGTTACAGACGTTCAACACCACCGTTTGGTGCCCGATTTCGACGAATTGGTAGAACTTTTCTCCTGACGGACCGTCCGTCCGTGGTTGTCAGTGGTGAGCCGTAGAGTGGGCGCCGCCCGAGCGACGTAACTGGAAGGACCCCGCCGGTGAGCGACACCCCCACTTCAGTCCCCAAGCCCAGCTTCCGCAGTGATGTCACCGTCGAGCTGGTGAAGCACACCGCCAGCGACCAGGACGTGCTCTGGGCGGCCCGTGTCTCCACGGCGGGCGAGCAGTCCCTGGAGGAGCTGCAGAAGGACCCGGAGCGGTCCAAGGGGCTCATCAACTACCTGATGCGGGACCGCCACGGCAGCCCCTTCGAGCACAACTCGATGACCTTCTTCATCAGCGCCCCGATCTTCGTCTTCCGCGAGTTCATGCGGCACCGCGTCGGCTGGTCGTACAACGAGGAATCGGGCCGCTACCGGGAGCTCGAGCCGGTCTTCTACGTCCCCTCGGAGTCCCGCAAACTGGTCCAGCAGGGCCGCCCCGGCAAGTACGAGTTCGTCGAGGGCACCCAGGCACAGCAGGAGCTGGTCGGCCGCGCGATGGAGGACTCCTACCTCCAGGCGTACATCGCCTACCAGGACATGCTGGCCGCGGGCGTCGCCCGCGAGGTGGCCCGCGCGGTCCTTCCCGTCGGTCTCTTCTCCTCGATGTACGCCACGTGCAACGCGCGCTCGATGATGCACTTCCTCGGCCTGCGCACCCAGCACGAGCTGGCGAAGACCCCGTCCTTCCCCCAGCGGGAGATCGAGATGGTCGGCGAGAAGATGGAGGAGCACTGGGCGAGGCTCATGCCCCTCACCCACGCGGCCTTCAACACCAACGGCCGCGTCGCTCCGTAAAGCTCAAGAGCCTTAAGAGGCCTGTAGGGCACAGATGTACGCATCGATCACGCGAAGTGTCCGTATTGCACCGTTTCGAGAAGTTCATCTAGGCTGATCAAACGGACCCGGCACTGCTTGAACCCCCGAGCAGGCAGTGCCGGGCTCCTTCCTCTCCAGCCCCCGAGGGGGCATCCCGCGGTGAGCAGCGAGTAGCGTGTTACCCATGGCTCCGATCTCCACTCCGCAGACCCCCTTCGGGCGGGTCCTCACCGCGATGGTCACGCCCTTCACGGCGGACGGCGCGCTCGACCTCGACGGTGCGCAGCGACTCGCAACCCATCTGGTGGATGCCGGCAACGACGGCCTGGTCGTCAACGGCACCACCGGCGAGTCCCCGACCACCAGCGACGCGGAGAAAAACGACCTCGTACGGGCCGTACGGGAAGCAGTCGGAGACCGGGCCCACGTCATCGCAGGCGTCGGCACCAATGACACCCGCCACAGCCTGGAGCTCGCGCGCGCCGCCGAACAGGCAGGCGCACACGGCCTCCTCGCGGTCACCCCGTACTACAACAAGCCGCCGCAGGAAGGCCTCCTGCGCCACTTCACGGCGATCGCGGATTCGACCGAACTCCCGGTGATGCTCTACGACATCCCCGGCCGCAGCGGCGTCCCGATCAACACCGAGACGATCGTCCGGCTCGCCGAGCACCCCAGGATCGTCGCCAACAAGGACGCCAAGGGCGACCTCGGCCGTGCCAGCTGGGCCATCGCCCGCTCGGGCCTGGCCTGGTACTCGGGCGACGACATGCTCAACCTCCCCCTCCTCTCGGTCGGGGCGTGCGGCTTCGTCTCCGTCGTCGGCCATGTCGTCACCCCGGACCTCCGTGCCCTCCTGGACGCCCACCTCGCGGGCGAGTTCCAGAAGGCCACGGAGATCCACCAGCACCTGCTTCCGGTCTTCACCGGCATGTTCCGCACCCAGGGCGTCATCACGACGAAGGCGGCCCTCGCGCTGCAGGGCCTGCCCGCAGGCCCGCTGCGTCTCCCCCTCGTCGAGCTGACCGCCGACGAAACGGCCCAGCTCAAGATCGATCTGGCCGCCGGTGGGGTAGACCTCTAGCAACCACAGACTTCACAACTGAATAAGCAGGACCACACAGACAACCAACAGCAAGTGCACGAATGTCACGCCGCGCCACGTGCCAAGGGGTACGTGGCGTGCGTGGTGAGGAGAGTCTTTTGAGTCATCCGCATCCCGAACTCGGCGCCCCGCCGAAGCTTCCCAAGAACGGCCTTCGCGTGACCCCGCTCGGCGGGCTCGGCGAGATCGGCCGCAACATGACGGTCTTCGAGTACGGAGGCCGCCTGCTGATCGTCGACTGCGGTGTGCTCTTCCCGGAGGAAGAACAGCCCGGAATCGACCTGATCCTTCCTGACTTCACGACGATCAGGGACCGCCTCGACGACATCGAGGGGATCGTGCTCACGCACGGCCACGAGGACCACATCGGCGGTGTCCCGTATCTGCTCCGTCTGAAGCCGGACATCCCGCTGATCGGCTCCAAGCTGACCCTCGCGCTGATCGAGGCGAAGCTCCAGGAGCACCGCATCCGCCCGTACACCCTCGAAGTCACCGAGGGACAGCGCGAGCGCATCGGCGTCTTCGACTGCGAGTTCATCGCGGTCAACCACTCCATCCCGGACGCCCTCGCGGTCGCCATCCGCACCCCCGCGGGCATGGCCGTGGCCACCGGCGACTTCAAGATGGACCAGCTTCCGCTGGACGGCCGCCTCACCGACCTGCACGCCTTCGCGCGCCTGAGCGAGGAGGGCATCGACCTCCTCCTCGCGGACTCGACGAACGCAGAGGTCCCCGGCTTCGTACCGCCCGAGCGGGACATCTCCAACGTCCTGCGCACGGTCTTCGCCAACGCCAACAAGCGGATCATCGTGGCGAGCTTCGCCAGCCACGTGCACCGCATCCAGCAGATCCTGGACGCCGCACACGAGTACGGCCGCAGGGTCGCCTTCGTGGGCCGCTCCATGGTCCGCAACATGGGCATCGCCCGTGACCTGGGCTACCTCAAGGTCCCCGCGGGCCTGGTCGTCGACGTCAAGACGCTCGACGACCTGCCCGACCACGAGGTCGTCCTCGTCTGTACGGGATCCCAGGGCGAGCCGATGGCCGCGCTCTCCCGGATGGCCAACCGCGACCACCAGATCCGCATCGTCCAGGGCGACACGGTGATCCTGGCCTCGTCGCTCATCCCGGGCAACGAGAACGCGGTCTACCGCGTCATCAACGGTCTGACCCGCTGGGGCGCGAACGTCGTCCACAAGGGCAACGCCAAGGTCCACGTCTCGGGTCACGCCTCGGCCGGCGAGCTGCTGTACTTCTACAACATCTGCAGGCCGAAGAACCTGATGCCGGTCCACGGCGAATGGCGCCACCTCAGGGCCAACGCCGAACTCGGTGCGGCGACGGGTGTCCCGAAGGACCACATCGTCATCGCGGAGGACGGCGTGGTCGTCGACCTCGTCGACGGCAAGGCCAGGATCGTGGGCAAGGTCCAGGCGGGTTACGTCTACGTCGACGGCCTCTCGGTCGGCGACGTCACGGAGACCTCCCTCAAGGACCGCCGCATCCTCGGTGACGAAGGCATCATCTCGGTCTTCATCGTGGTCGACAGCTCCACCGGCAAGATCGTCGGCGGCCCGCACATCCAGGCCAGGGGCTCGGGCATCGACGACGCGACGTTCAGCGCCGTCGTCCCGAAGATCGAAGAGGCCATCAACAAGTCGGCGCAGGACGGCGTAGTGGAGCCCCACCAGCTCCAGCAGTTGGTCCGCCGCTCGGTTGGCAAGTGGGTCTCCGACACCTACCGCCGCCGCCCGATGATCCTCCCGGTCGTCGTCGAGGTCTGACGCACGTACCACGTACAGCCGGAGCGGGGCACCTCGATTTGCGTCGGGGCGCCCCGCTCCAGTACGTTTACGTCTCCGCCTGAACGGGAACCCGGAGCACTTGCGTGCCTGGATCGCCCGAGTCGGAGCGGAAATTCCGACTCAGATTCTCTGATAAAGTCGGATCCGCCGGAAAGGAAACCCGAAAGGGAAACCTGAAAGGCACCGAGGAAATCGGACGGAACACAGTCTGATAGAGTCGGAAACGCAAGACCGAAGGGAAGCGCCCGGAGGAAAGCCCGCAAGGGTGAGTACAAAGGAAGCGTCCGTTCCTTGAGAACTCAACAGCGTGCCAAAAGTCAACGCCAGATATGTTGATACCCCGGCCCACTTCGGTGGGTTGGTGGTTCCTTTGAAAAAGACCTTGTCCCTTGATTGAGGGCAAGGCAACACAGCGAGGACGCAGTGAACGGTCGGTCCTATTCCGACATGACCGTTCCGCTCTTCCGATGTGTGATCCCGATTACGGGAAAACATTCACGGAGAGTTTGATCCTGGCTCAGGACGAACGCTGGCGGCGTGCTTAACACATGCAAGTCGAACGATGAAGCCTTTCGGGGTGGATTAGTGGCGAACGGGTGAGTAACACGTGGGCAATCTGCCCTTCACTCTGGGACAAGCCCTGGAAACGGGGTCTAATACCGGATAACACCGGGTTCCGCATGGGACCTGGTTAAAAGCTCCGGCGGTGAAGGATGAGCCCGCGGCCTATCAGCTTGTTGGTGGGGTGATGGCCTACCAAGGCGACGACGGGTAGCCGGCCTGAGAGGGCGACCGGCCACACTGGGACTGAGACACGGCCCAGACTCCTACGGGAGGCAGCAGTGGGGAATATTGCACAATGGGCGAAAGCCTGATGCAGCGACGCCGCGTGAGGGATGACGGCCTTCGGGTTGTAAACCTCTTTCAGCAGGGAAGAAGCGAAAGTGACGGTACCTGCAGAAGAAGCACCGGCTAACTACGTGCCAGCAGCCGCGGTAATACGTAGGGTGCGAGCGTTGTCCGGAATTATTGGGCGTAAAGAGCTCGTAGGCGGCTTGTCACGTCGGTTGTGAAAGCCCGGGGCTTAACCCCGGGTCTGCAGTCGATACGGGCAGGCTAGAGTGTGGTAGGGGAGATCGGAATTCCTGGTGTAGCGGTGAAATGCGCAGATATCAGGAGGAACACCGGTGGCGAAGGCGGATCTCTGGGCCATTACTGACGCTGAGGAGCGAAAGCGTGGGGAGCGAACAGGATTAGATACCCTGGTAGTCCACGCCGTAAACGTTGGGAACTAGGTGTTGGCGACATTCCACGTCGTCGGTGCCGCAGCTAACGCATTAAGTTCCCCGCCTGGGGAGTACGGCCGCAAGGCTAAAACTCAAAGGAATTGACGGGGGCCCGCACAAGCAGCGGAGCATGTGGCTTAATTCGACGCAACGCGAAGAACCTTACCAAGGCTTGACATCGCCCGGAAAGCCGTAGAGATACGGCCCCCCTTGTGGTCGGGTGACAGGTGGTGCATGGCTGTCGTCAGC
The sequence above is drawn from the Streptomyces sp. NBC_01465 genome and encodes:
- a CDS encoding polyribonucleotide nucleotidyltransferase; this translates as MENETHYAEAVIDNGTFGTRTIRFETGRLAKQAAGSAVAYLDDDTMVLSATTASKKPKDNLDFFPLTVDVEERQYAAGKIPGSFFRREGRPSEDAILTCRLIDRPLRPSFKKGLRNEIQIVETIMALNPDHLYDVVAINAASCSTMLAGLPFSGPIGATRVALIKGQWVAFPTHTELEDAVFDMVVAGRVLDDGDVAIMMVEAEATEKTIQLVKDGAEAPTEEIVAAGLEAAKPFIKALCKAQSDLASKAAKPVGEFPVFLDYQDDVFAALESAVTSELAQALTIAGKQDREAELDRVKEIAAEKLLPKFEGREKEISAAYRSLTKKLVRERVIKDKVRIDGRGVTDIRTLAAEVEAIPRVHGSALFERGETQILGVTTLNMLRMEQQLDTLSPVTRKRYMHNYNFPPYSVGETGRVGSPKRREIGHGALAERAIVPVLPTREEFPYAIRQVSEALGSNGSTSMGSVCASTMSLLNAGVPLKAAVAGIAMGLISQEIDGKTHYVALTDILGAEDAFGDMDFKVAGTKQFVTALQLDTKLDGIPASVLAAALKQARDARLHILDVMNEAIDVPDEMSPNAPRIITVKIPVDKIGEVIGPKGKMINQIQEDTGADITIEDDGTIYIGAADGPAAEAARATINGIANPTMPEVGERYLGTVVKTTTFGAFVSLMPGKDGLLHISQIRKLAGGKRVENVEDVLAVGAKVQVEIGEIDSRGKLSLIPVIEGEENGDDAKDDTDK
- a CDS encoding M16 family metallopeptidase — translated: MTSRSSRLTARTSSEGRAVARTQTLLKGENGIGTVRRTTLPGGLRIVTETLPSVRSATFGIWVNVGSRDETPALGGATHYLEHLLFKGTQKRSALDISSAIDAVGGEMNAFTAKEYTCYYARVLDTDLPLAIDVVCDMLTGSLIRSEDVDAERGVILEEIAMTEDDPGDCVHDLFAHTMLGDTPLGRPVLGTVDTVNALDASRISRFYKKHYDPTHLVVAAAGNVDHATVVRQVRKAFEKAGALSRTDAVPTPPRAGSRTLRTAGRVELLNRKTEQAHVVLGMPGLARTDERRWALGVLSTALGGGMSSRLFQEVREKRGLAYSVYSYTSGFADCGLFGVYAGCRPSQVHDVLKICRDELDQVASNGLTDEEIGRAIGQLSGSTVLGLEDTGALMNRIGKSELCWGEQMSVDDMLASIAAVTPDEVRDVARDVLGRRPSLSVIGPLKDKQADRLHDAVS
- the dapB gene encoding 4-hydroxy-tetrahydrodipicolinate reductase, with translation MSSKLRVAVLGAKGRIGSAAVLAVEEAPDMELVAALGRDDTLETLTAAGAQVAVDLTHPDAVMGNLEFCVRNGIHGVVGTTGWTDERLAQLHSWLEASPETGVLIAPNFSIGAMLTMQFAQQAARFFESVEVVELHHPNKADAPSGTARRTAQLIAEARDKAGCDPQPDATTTALDGARGADVDGIPVHSIRLRGLLAHQEVLLGGEGETLTIRHDSLHHASFMPGILLGARRVVTTPGLTFGLENFLDLA
- the thyX gene encoding FAD-dependent thymidylate synthase, with the translated sequence MSDTPTSVPKPSFRSDVTVELVKHTASDQDVLWAARVSTAGEQSLEELQKDPERSKGLINYLMRDRHGSPFEHNSMTFFISAPIFVFREFMRHRVGWSYNEESGRYRELEPVFYVPSESRKLVQQGRPGKYEFVEGTQAQQELVGRAMEDSYLQAYIAYQDMLAAGVAREVARAVLPVGLFSSMYATCNARSMMHFLGLRTQHELAKTPSFPQREIEMVGEKMEEHWARLMPLTHAAFNTNGRVAP
- the dapA gene encoding 4-hydroxy-tetrahydrodipicolinate synthase → MAPISTPQTPFGRVLTAMVTPFTADGALDLDGAQRLATHLVDAGNDGLVVNGTTGESPTTSDAEKNDLVRAVREAVGDRAHVIAGVGTNDTRHSLELARAAEQAGAHGLLAVTPYYNKPPQEGLLRHFTAIADSTELPVMLYDIPGRSGVPINTETIVRLAEHPRIVANKDAKGDLGRASWAIARSGLAWYSGDDMLNLPLLSVGACGFVSVVGHVVTPDLRALLDAHLAGEFQKATEIHQHLLPVFTGMFRTQGVITTKAALALQGLPAGPLRLPLVELTADETAQLKIDLAAGGVDL
- a CDS encoding ribonuclease J, whose translation is MSHPHPELGAPPKLPKNGLRVTPLGGLGEIGRNMTVFEYGGRLLIVDCGVLFPEEEQPGIDLILPDFTTIRDRLDDIEGIVLTHGHEDHIGGVPYLLRLKPDIPLIGSKLTLALIEAKLQEHRIRPYTLEVTEGQRERIGVFDCEFIAVNHSIPDALAVAIRTPAGMAVATGDFKMDQLPLDGRLTDLHAFARLSEEGIDLLLADSTNAEVPGFVPPERDISNVLRTVFANANKRIIVASFASHVHRIQQILDAAHEYGRRVAFVGRSMVRNMGIARDLGYLKVPAGLVVDVKTLDDLPDHEVVLVCTGSQGEPMAALSRMANRDHQIRIVQGDTVILASSLIPGNENAVYRVINGLTRWGANVVHKGNAKVHVSGHASAGELLYFYNICRPKNLMPVHGEWRHLRANAELGAATGVPKDHIVIAEDGVVVDLVDGKARIVGKVQAGYVYVDGLSVGDVTETSLKDRRILGDEGIISVFIVVDSSTGKIVGGPHIQARGSGIDDATFSAVVPKIEEAINKSAQDGVVEPHQLQQLVRRSVGKWVSDTYRRRPMILPVVVEV